A genome region from Brassica oleracea var. oleracea cultivar TO1000 chromosome C2, BOL, whole genome shotgun sequence includes the following:
- the LOC106322703 gene encoding uncharacterized protein LOC106322703 — protein MEDQKENKNSPWLSVPQFGDWDQKGGPVPDYSMDFSKIREMRKQHKRDPSRASLGNEQDFINPFHNQPTSVDKTKAKLTTVHSDNNITNNELIPHHQRHPPSTRRGIFSCFNCCVKA, from the exons ATGGAAGATCAAAAGGAG AACAAGAACTCGCCATGGCTATCAGTACCACAGTTTGGAGACTGGGATCAGAAAGGAGGGCCCGTTCCTGATTACTCAATGGATTTCTCAAAGATCAGAGAGATGAGGAAACAGCACAAGAGAGATCCTTCTCGAGCCAGTCTTGGCAATGAACAAGACTTCATTAACCCATTTCACAATCAACCTACTTCGGTTGATAAAACTAAGGCTAAGCTCACAACTGTCCACAGTGACAACAACATAACCAACAATGAGTTAATCCCTCACCACCAGCGACATCCTCCATCT ACGAGGAGAGGAATCTTTAGCTGCTTCAACTGCTGCGTTAAAGCTTGA
- the LOC106325809 gene encoding flotillin-like protein 3 yields MGYKVARASEYLAITGGGIQDIKLAKKSWVFPWQSCTVFDVSPVNYTFEVQAMSSEKLPFVIPAVFTIGPRVDDPHALLLYAMLMSQHDKHSNHVNELVQGVIEGETRVLVASMTMEEVFKGTKEFKKEVFEKVQLELNQFGLVIYNANVKQLVDVPGHEYFSYLGQKTQMEAANQAKIDVAEAKMKGEVGAKERTGLTIQNAAKIDAESKIISTQRLGEGTKEEIKVKSEVQVFQNEKAALVAQADAALAIQKAALTKSSRVAEVEAAKAVAMREAELQTQVEKMNALTRTEKLKAEFLSKATVEYETKVQEANWELYDKQKKAEAVLYEKQKQAEATKAAADAAFYAKQKEAEGLVSMANAQGTYIKTLLGAVDNNYSAMRDFLMINNGIYQDIAKTNAMAIRDLQPKISVWNQGGAGVDQGMSSGGMKDIAGLYKMLPPVLDTVYEQTGMKPPAWIGTLRGAESRQ; encoded by the exons ATGGGTTACAAAGTTGCTAGAGCATCGGAGTATCTTGCCATCACCGGTGGCGGTATCCAAGACATCAAGCTTGCCAAGAAGTCTTGGGTGTTTCCATGGCAATCCTGCACCGTCTTCGACGTTTCTCCTGTCAACTACACGTTCGAGGTCCAGGCCATGAGTTCCGAGAAGCTCCCTTTTGTCATCCCCGCCGTTTTCACCATCGGTCCACGCGTCGATGACCCTCACGCTCTCTTGTTGTACGCCATGCTTATGTCTCAGCATGATAAGCACTCGAACCACGTCAACGAGCTTGTTCAGGGTGTTATCGAAGGAGAGACTCGTGTTCTTGTTGCATCCATGACCATGGAAGAGGTCTTCAAAG GAACAAAGGAATTCAAGAAGGAAGTATTTGAGAAGGTCCAACTTGAGCTAAACCAGTTTGGTCTTGTGATCTACAACGCCAATGTCAAGCAGCTCGTTGACGTGCCTGGACATGAGTACTTCTCTTACTTGGGTCAGAAGACACAGATGGAAGCAGCTAACCAAGCCAAGATCGATGTAGCTGAAGCAAAGATGAAAGGAGAGGTCGGTGCAAAAGAACGTACCGGGCTCACAATTCAGAATGCAGCAAAGATTGACGCTGAGTCAAAGATCATCTCCACTCAGAGGCTAGGAGAAGGGACAAAGGAAGAGATCAAGGTCAAGAGTGAGGTCCAAGTGTTTCAGAATGAGAAGGCGGCTCTTGTTGCTCAGGCTGATGCAGCACTTGCGATTCAGAAGGCTGCTTTGACCAAAAGCTCTCGTGTGGCTGAGGTTGAAGCTGCCAAGGCAGTTGCTATGAGGGAAGCTGAGCTTCAAACTCAAGTTGAGAAAATGAATGCATTGACTCGGACAGAGAAGCTCAAAGCCGAGTTCCTAAGCAAAGCCACTGTTGAATATGAGACCAAG GTGCAAGAAGCAAACTGGGAGTTATACGACAAGCAAAAGAAAGCAGAAGCTGTTTTGTACGAGAAGCAGAAGCAAGCCGAGGCGACTAAAGCTGCAGCTGATGCAGCCTTCTATGCTAAACAGAAAGAGGCAGAGGGACTTGTCTCCATGGCCAATGCTCAAGGGACTTATATCAAGACTCTTCTTGGTGCAGTTGACAACAACTACTCAGCAATGAGAGACTTCTTGATGATCAACAATGGGATTTATCAAGATATCGCCAAGACCAATGCTATGGCCATCAGGGACTTGCAGCCTAAGATAAGCGTGTGGAACCAAGGTGGTGCTGGTGTTGATCAGGGGATGAGTAGTGGTGGTATGAAGGATATTGCTGGACTCTACAAGATGTTGCCACCTGTTCTTGATACGGTTTATGAGCAGACCGGAATGAAGCCACCGGCTTGGATTGGTACACTACGTGGTGCTGAGTCCAGACAGTAA
- the LOC106325924 gene encoding elicitor peptide 1-like translates to MEKYERQSEEETYWWMIPFKFLDQTLKAIFKCLGLLHHESPSTKTESSPVTSTQPLQQEEEEEEEDVVMEENVIITSRGSKTLATSRGVKAKTKKKEQKSSGRPGQHHKYDL, encoded by the exons ATGGAAAAATATGAGCGACAAAGTGAAGAAGAAACTTATTGGTGGATGATTCCATTTAAGTTCCTCGACCAAACCCTTAAAGCTATCTTCAAGTGCCTTGGTCTTCTTCATCATGAATCCCCATCTACGAAAACGGAGTCGTCTCCGGTGACTTCAACCCAACCG TTACAGCAGGAAGAAGAAGAGGAGGAGGAAGATGTTGTGATGGAAGAAAACGTCATTATAACGAGTAGGGGGAGTAAAACCCTTGCGACGAGTAGAGGGGTGAAAGCAAAGACAAAGAAGAAGGAACAGAAAAGCTCGGGCCGGCCTGGCCAACATCACAAATACGATCTTTAG